The Sandaracinus amylolyticus genomic interval CACGGCACCGGTCGCGCTCGAGGGTGCGCGACCGCGAAGCGCACCTGCGGGACGTCGGCGAGCCGCGCGCGGTACGCGTCGTCGACGGCACGCTTGCGTGCGATCGTCTCCGCGACGCGCGCGAGCTGCGACAGGCCCAGCGCTGCGTTCACGCCGCTCATCCGGTAGTTGTGACCGATCTCGTCGTGGCGAAATCGATCGTCGCGTCCGAAGAACAGGCTCGCGGCGTCGCGCGCGCGCTCGATCGTGGGCGCGTCGCGGCCGAGCAGCATGCCGCCTTCGCCCGTGGTGATCGTCTTGTTCGCGTAGAAGCTGAATGCCGCGAGCTCGTCCGCGCCACCGCAGCGACGCCACGCGCCCGCCACCTGCACCTCCGCGCCGATCGCCTGGGCGGCGTCTTCGACCACCACCACGCCCGCGCTGCGCGCGTCGCGTAGCGGATCGAGATCGACCGGGTGCCCGAAGAGGTGCACCGCGAGCAGCGCTCTGGTGCGAGGTCCCACGCGCGCGAGCGCCGCGCCGATGTCGATGCACCAGGTGGTCGGGTCGACGTCGACGAGCACCGGTGTCGCACCCACTGCGAGGATCGCGCGCACGCACGAGATGATGGTCAGCGACGGACAGATCACCTCGTCGCCGGGCCCGATCCGCAGCGCGATCAGCGCGAGCTCGAGCGCTGCGGTGCCGCTGCTCACGGCCACCGCAGCGGGGGCGCCGCAGTACGCGGCGAAGCCACGCTCGAACTCCCGCACGGGTCGCGTCACGCCCGAGAGCGTGCCCGCGCGCACCGCCATCGCCACGGCTTCGGCGTCCTCGTCGGTCACGCTCGGCGCGTACACCGGGATGTGCTCGTCGTATTCGCGCATGCACCGCCTCTCAACATCTGATCCAGGGCGGCGGCGGCGACGCGAGGGCGCGCTGCGGGTCCTCCTCGTCGCGCATCACCGCGACCGCCCACTCGAGCAGCGGGCGCACGAGCTCGCGCGGCGCATCGCGCTCGCCGCGGAACGAGATCGCGTGGCGCGCGGTGCGCGCGTACGCGCGCTCTTCGTGATCGTGGGGCGCGACGAACATCGCGACGTGCACGTCGCCCGCGCGGAACCGCGCGAACGGCTCGACGCTCCACAGCGGCGTGCCCGCGCCCGCCGGCTTGAAGTACGCGGTCCAGCGGAGCTCGTCGCCGCGCAGATCGACGCCGATCGATCGACACTGCCCGCGCTCGAACGGGAGCGCGCGCGCGCTCCGTGCGTCGTCGAACCCCGGCAGCGCGGCGAGCAGCGCGTCCGCGCGATCCCGCGATCCGCCGCGCACCGCAACGAAGTACGCGCGCTCGTGCGCGGTGCCCTCGGCGAGATCCCAGCTGCGCACGACGCCGCCGTGCGCGCCGTGCGACGACGCGAGCGCGTCGAGCCAGCGTGCGCGCGCGTGGTCGCTCGATGCGTGCGCGGACTGCACGTATGCCTTGCGCTCGACGCCCCGCGCGCTCGCGTTGATCGCGACGAGGTGCGGCGGCGCGGGCAGCGCGTCGAGCGCGGGCCATCCGAGCGATGCGGGGATCGCAGCGCGCACCGGCGGCGCCGCGTCGGACGCGTTCACGTACAGCTTCGCGATCGCGTGCTCGTGGGCGACGTCCCAGCCCGCGATCAGCGGGACGCGCGCGTCGCGCGCCGCGCGGATCAGCGCGTCGACGTCGGGCGCCGGTGCGAGCGCGATCGTGCGCCAGATCGCCTCGACGATCGCGGGGCTCGCGCGTTCGATCATCATGCGCGCGCCGGAGATCGCGACGCCCGCGCCGCCGCGCACCGAGGCCTCCAGCTGGGCCCCGCGCGCGCCCGCGGCGTCCGCCGCGTCGAGGAGCGCACGTTCGAGATCCGACACGCACGGGATCGTACCCGCGGCCTCGCCGCGATGCGATGATGCGCGCATGTCGCGGCGCGCGAACGACCCCGCCGAGCTCGCGCGCGGGCTCGACGTCGAGGACCTCGCGGCGCTCGAGCGCGCGCGCGACGCCGCGTGCGCGCGGCCGATCTCGTACGTGCTCGGCAGCGGTGAGGCGGACGAGGTCGCGCTTCATGCGGGCATCAAGCCGCTGGTGCGGCAGGTCGTGCCCGACGATGCCGCGGCACCGACCCGGGCGCGGTTCGAAGCGCTCGGGCTCGCGGTGCGCGAGGCGCTCCATCGTGTCGACACCGCGACGACGCGGGGGCGCGTGCTCTTCGTCGCGCGCGATCCGCGTCGTGCCGAAGCGGCCGCCGCGATCGAGGCCGAGCCGGAGCACGACGTCGAGCTCGGGAAGCTGCTCGGATATCCGCGCTGCTGCGTCGAGGCGTACCTCGCGGCGCCCCCGCCGCGCGAGAACCTCGATGTGCTCGCGCGCGCCGCGCACGGCGTGGGGCACGCGCGCCTGAACGTGCTCGATCTCGCGGTGTTCCACTACGTCTCGTGGATCCCGTGCTCGCTCACCTGCTCGCTCTCGCTCGCGTACGCCGACGCGGTCGCGACGCACATCGCGAAGCGCCACGGACAGCTCGTGGGACGCGCCGTCACGCGCTGTCCGCCCGGATGTCGTCACGAGGTCTTCGTGCGCGAGATCGATCGCGCGCTCTCCGCGCATCGCATCGTGCTGTTCGAGGACGTGCAGCTCTCGGTGCGCGGCGCGGTCGAGCGCGACGTGGTGCGCGTGGACGCGCTCTGGCCCACGGCGCGCGATCGTCACCCCGACGCGATGCTCGACGACGCCGCGCTCGAGGCGGTCGCGCGCGTGATGGTCGCGCTCGAGGGCGCGCGCACGCTCGCGGTGCACGACGGGACGCTGTTCGCCGACGAGCGCGCGCTCGTGAGCACGCCTCGCGCTGCGCTCTATCGCTTCTCGTAGCGCAAGAGCCACTGGTTCGCGGTGCCGGGCCCGACGTCGTGCCGCTCCCGCAGCACCAGCGCGCTCGTCGCGCCCTCGATCGTGCGCGCCGCGCGATCCGCGTCGTCGTTCCGGTAGTGCTCGAAGCGCGCGGGACCGCGGTGCGCGACGTGGGTCTGGCCCCGGGTGCGCGCGAGCCCGAACGCGACGTTGTCGACGACCAGCAGCGATCCTCCGACGCGCAGCGCGTCGACCACCCGCTGCACCACGCGCGACGGGTCGGCGAGGTGGTTCCAGCTCCGCAGGATCAGCGCGTGATCGAAGGTGCGATCGACGACGAACGTCTCGCCCTCGCCGCGCACGAGCGTCGCCCACGGCCAGCGCGCGCGGAGCGCGTCGAGATCGGCGTGGGGATCGACGCCGACGTAGCGCACGCGCCCGCTCGTCGCGCGCGGCGCCCACACGTCCTCGTAGGGTCCCTCGCCGCACCCGAGATCGAGCACGTCGCCCTCGAGCGCGCGCAGCACGTCGCGCACCCGTGCGTCGTCGCGCGTGAACGGATCGTCGTCGAGCGCCGGCTCGAACATCCCGGTGCACGTGTCGCGATGCGCGCATCCGTCGCACAACGTCGAGCGACGCAGCGGGCGCAGATCACGCGCGAAGTCGTCCGGCGCGGGCTTGCGCGACACGTCGAGGTAGAGCTGCCCGAGCGCGTGTTTGGTGCGCGCGATCTCCACGTCGGCGAAGTCGCGCGTGTCGCTGCGGAAGCGCGCGACGCGATAGCCGCCCTCGCCGCGGTTCCGCACGAAGAGCTCGCGCCCGCGATCCCACGGGATGACGCCGAGCTCGCCGTCGCGCAGCGGACAGTGGGCCTCGCTCGCGTCGGTCGCGACCTGCGACTCGAACGTGTAGGTGAACGAGTTCGAGCGCGGCGCGGGCTCGGGCGCGCGGATCTCCTCGACGCCGAACTGCTCGGCGTACCCGCGGAAGAGCCCGGGGCACGGGCCGCGCTTCGGGCACCCGCCGCAGATCTCCTCGGGCTGCACGTTGAGCGCTTCGTCGACCGGGAAGAAGTCGGGCTCGCCGATGTCGCACATCGTCGCGAAGCGGTGCGTCTTGAGATCGTCGTAGAGCGGCTCGAGCCCGGGGAGCAGACAGTGCGGGATGCCGTCGTGCCCGAACGTCGGGCCGCTCGCGCCGCGCTTCGCGACCTGCTCC includes:
- a CDS encoding radical SAM protein; protein product: MGSVIASGWRGRKALVKVGYGCNENCTFCHTAEVRHIDGASAEVVAKIHRAKQLGHGMVVFSGGEPTIRGELLEWASLTARLGMDVGLVTNGLVLAYPEKLDALLERRLRYVYMSLHGVGRIHDRLVRSEAWEAAYRAVQNLAGRGLDLTINCVVTQQNLEHLIPLVDALLPYPDLRLKFSMVQPKGGGKRLFDAITPRVSDVADRAARAIRHGQEQVAKRGASGPTFGHDGIPHCLLPGLEPLYDDLKTHRFATMCDIGEPDFFPVDEALNVQPEEICGGCPKRGPCPGLFRGYAEQFGVEEIRAPEPAPRSNSFTYTFESQVATDASEAHCPLRDGELGVIPWDRGRELFVRNRGEGGYRVARFRSDTRDFADVEIARTKHALGQLYLDVSRKPAPDDFARDLRPLRRSTLCDGCAHRDTCTGMFEPALDDDPFTRDDARVRDVLRALEGDVLDLGCGEGPYEDVWAPRATSGRVRYVGVDPHADLDALRARWPWATLVRGEGETFVVDRTFDHALILRSWNHLADPSRVVQRVVDALRVGGSLLVVDNVAFGLARTRGQTHVAHRGPARFEHYRNDDADRAARTIEGATSALVLRERHDVGPGTANQWLLRYEKR
- a CDS encoding DUF483 domain-containing protein; the encoded protein is MSRRANDPAELARGLDVEDLAALERARDAACARPISYVLGSGEADEVALHAGIKPLVRQVVPDDAAAPTRARFEALGLAVREALHRVDTATTRGRVLFVARDPRRAEAAAAIEAEPEHDVELGKLLGYPRCCVEAYLAAPPPRENLDVLARAAHGVGHARLNVLDLAVFHYVSWIPCSLTCSLSLAYADAVATHIAKRHGQLVGRAVTRCPPGCRHEVFVREIDRALSAHRIVLFEDVQLSVRGAVERDVVRVDALWPTARDRHPDAMLDDAALEAVARVMVALEGARTLAVHDGTLFADERALVSTPRAALYRFS